The sequence below is a genomic window from Dyadobacter chenwenxiniae.
CAAAAACATCATCACCGGGCGTAAACCACAGCGAGAGCTTCGTCTTCTTGCCAGACTGATCATTGAGATCCATCGCATTCTTCTGCATCACCGAATTCTCAACCGCAGTCTGATATAATTTATCCGTTTCTTCTTTTGAAAACAACCCTTTCACAACCAGGTAACCATCTTCATTGAATGTCTTGATCTGATTTGCATTTAAACTAAAACTTGTCATAACCTTTCCGTTTTACGTGTTTAGTACAAAAATATATTACTTAAAATACAATTCCTTGCACTTGATGAAGTTTAAAAAACATTTAGACGGAAACATTTTGAACTGGTCACAAATATTTTTCCTCTTTCAAAACTGTGTCAATCAGAATCGGCTTTGGAAGCTCCTCAACCTCACTTTTTGAGAAAAAATAAAATTCAGCAGGTAAATCAAACGGCTCATTTTCTGGAATAGTGACCCACCAGAATTGCACGTGGAGTTTTTGATGGGTTAGCAAATGAATGTATGATTTCGGCACCTGACGGATCTTCCCTTTTGTTAGCAATGCCAGTAACATTGCATTGTGGGCCAAATCTTCCGGCGAATCGACATGAGCGGCGGATTCGACGAGAAAAAAATCATAGAGGCCTTTCCAGATATCTTTCGTGCTGCGTTCCTGCATCGCCAGCTTACCATCCTGCTCAATGATAAAATAATTCAAAAACCGTTTCTTTACTTTCATCTTTTTTGCTTTCACCGGAAGCTCGTTCTGCACATTGAATGCATAGGCGTAACAACTGTCATTAAAAGGACAAATGCTGCAGTTCGGCGAAACAGGCACACATTGAAGCGCCCCGAACTCGATCATTGCCTGGTTATATGTCGCCGGATCTTCCTGTGAAATGAGCGTTTTCGCAACTTTGGCAAACTCCTTTTTCCCCTCATTGCTAAGCATATCCGACTTGATCCCGAAGATGCGCGACATGACCCGGTAAACATTCCCGTCAATCGCCGCAATCGCCTCATTAAATGCGAAAGAAGCAATGGCTGCTGCGGTATAATGTCCTAAACCCTTTAATTTTGAAAGCGATAATGCAGTTTCGGGGAATTTGCCACCAAATTCATTGACGATCTGGCGCGCTGTAAAGTGCATATTCCGGGCCCTGGAATAATAACCCAGGCCTTGCCAGAGTCGGAGCACATCGCGTTCATCGGCATTAGCAAGGTCAAAAACCGTAGGATAATTGTC
It includes:
- the mutY gene encoding A/G-specific adenine glycosylase, with amino-acid sequence MISDHLQAIDFNKKLKSWYLNNHRPLLWRQTTDPYKIWLSEIILQQTRVAQGTPYYQKFLDNYPTVFDLANADERDVLRLWQGLGYYSRARNMHFTARQIVNEFGGKFPETALSLSKLKGLGHYTAAAIASFAFNEAIAAIDGNVYRVMSRIFGIKSDMLSNEGKKEFAKVAKTLISQEDPATYNQAMIEFGALQCVPVSPNCSICPFNDSCYAYAFNVQNELPVKAKKMKVKKRFLNYFIIEQDGKLAMQERSTKDIWKGLYDFFLVESAAHVDSPEDLAHNAMLLALLTKGKIRQVPKSYIHLLTHQKLHVQFWWVTIPENEPFDLPAEFYFFSKSEVEELPKPILIDTVLKEEKYL